The Cottoperca gobio chromosome 6, fCotGob3.1, whole genome shotgun sequence genome has a segment encoding these proteins:
- the pgghg gene encoding protein-glucosylgalactosylhydroxylysine glucosidase, which yields MSCEEDSYIFSTDTLPSDRRFLPPLANGLLGWRVYNNTMHMGGVYNGEGGHCHRADVPCPFAVKVEAEEPGQHNYSLNTHTGIFTHTLSSASVTVTQSLYSHRHYPNLMVMEVLMVRQVTSEEPITVNLVSSFTPQSKDILFESGPDYKGGSHIQGKVTTAEYPGGSCPSVHLIWTTIPSTLTLPPDHSQACWGFVLVVANSLESAEANFDEGLDLKATGDLRPSHEKAWKERWLQSKVEVVGSESLCKALIGCMFYLLSAFPSINDNTSSFGGVSPGGLSNGGDGQDYWGHVFWDQDIWMYPGIALFYPKLARAVLEYRVGTIEGAKDNAQKQGFKGLKFPWESAVSGREVCPEDIYGQQEIHINGDVTLAFQHYLYLTEDLSVFTEGQGREVIYGVADYWVSRASWNPEDKKYHLLGVMPPDEYYYNVDNSVYTNTVAKFSLQFAVELSERLQHPAPKEWQEVAEHLKIPFDEESQYHPEYDGYIKGQPVKQADTVMLGYPLGLQMTPEIRRNDLEAYEPVTDPNGPAMTWGMFAIGWLELGEAEKAQHLLEKCFKNIQGPFQVWSESSDGSGAVNFLTGMGGFLQAVLFGYTGFRVQKECLAFSPILPDGISELCVRGVNYLGSQMDWLLRKDEVCIILREKANSAGNTKSCDLQVVLKASGTKLPLTPGKPVTFPPEPGYVCKLPSMSSCWPL from the exons ATGTCCTGTGAGGAAGACTCTTACATCTTCTCCACCGACACCCTACCCAGCGACCGCCGCTTCCTCCCTCCACTGGCCAATGGGCTTCTGGGATGGAGGGTGTACAACAACACCATGCACATGGGTGGTGTGTATAACGGGGAGGGTGGACATTGTCACCGAGCAGATGTCCCCTGTCCTTTCGCTGTGAAGGTTGAGGCAGAAGAACCAGGCCAGCATAACTACAGCCTGAACACCCACACAG GCATTTTTACTCACACTCTGAGCTCAGCAAGTGTAACGGTCACACAGTCTCTGTATTCACACCGACACTACCCCAACCTGATGGTGATGGAGGTCCTGATGGTGCGTCAGGTGACTTCAGAGGAGCCAATTACTGTTAACCTGGTCAGTTCATTCACACCTCAGAGCAAAGACATACTTTTTGAGTCAGGTCCTGATTACAAAGGAGGAAG tCACATTCAAGGAAAGGTGACGACTGCTGAGTACCCAGGAGGTTCCTGTCCCTCAGTGCACCTTATCTGGACCACCATACCCTCCACTCTGACACTGCCTCCAGACCACAGCCAGGCCTGCTGGGGCTTCGTCCTGGTTGTGGCCAACAGTTTAGAATCTGCTGAGGCCAATTTTGATGAGGGCCTGGATCTGAAGGCGACTGGTGACCTGCGTCCGTCTCACGAGAAGGCCTGGAAAGAACGGTGGCTGCAGAGCAAGGTGGAGGTGGTAGGGTCAGAGAGCCTCTGCaaggctctgattggctgcatgTTTTACCTTCTCAGCGCCTTCCCCTCCATTAACGACAACACCAGCTCTTTTGGTGGAGTCAGTCCAGGCGGGCTGTCTAATGGTGGCGATGGTCAGGACTACTGGGGCCACGTTTTCTGGGACCAG GACATTTGGATGTATCCTGGCATTGCCCTCTTCTATCCCAAGCTAGCCCGAGCTGTGCTGGAGTACAGGGTGGGGACTATAGAGGGCGCAAAAGACAACGCCCAAAAGCAGGGCTTCAAG GGACTGAAGTTCCCATGGGAGAGTGCTGTGTCAGGGAGGGAGGTGTGCCCGGAGGACATTTATGGACAACAAGAGATTCACATAAATGGAGACGTCACCCTGGCCTTCCAACACTATCTCTACCTCACTGAG GATCTGTCCGTGTTCACAGAGGGCCAGGGCAGGGAGGTGATATACGGTGTGGCTGATTACTGGGTTTCTAGAGCGTCATGGAACCCAGAGGACAAGAAGTATCATCTCTTag GTGTGATGCCACCTGACGAGTATTATTACAATGTCGACAACTCtgtttacacaaacacagtggcCAAATTCAG TCTCCAGTTCGCTGTAGAATTGTCTGAACGCCTCCAACATCCTGCACCGAAGGAATGGCAGGAAGTGGCCGAACACCTCAAAATACCTTTTGACGAAGAATCCCAGTACCATCCTGAGTACGATGGCTACATCAAAG GTCAACCGGTGAAGCAGGCAGACACAGTGATGTTGGGATATCCTCTTGGTTTGCAAATGACCCCAGAGATCAGGAGAAATGACCTTGAAGCATATGAGCCAGTAACAGACCCTAATGGTCCGGCCATGACATGG GGTATGTTTGCAATCGGCTGGCTGGAGCTCGGCGAGGCTGAGAAAGCTCAACATTTACTTGAGAAGTGCTTCAAAAACATCCAGGGACCGTTCCAG GTCTGGAGTGAATCATCAGATGGCTCTGGTGCAGTAAACTTTCTTACGGGGATGGGGGGATTCCTGCAAGCTGTGCTGTTCGGTTATACTGGCTTCAG AGTTCAGAAGGAATGTCTGGCCTTTTCCCCAATTCTTCCCGATGGCATATCTGAGCTCTGCGTCCGTGGTGTGAACTACCTGGGCAGTCAGATGGACTGGCTGCTGAGGAAAGATGAAGTTTGTATCATACTGAGGGAAAAGGCAAATAGTGCTGGCAACACTAAGTCCTGCGATCTGCAGGTGGTCCTGAAGGCATCGGGAACTAAACTCCCTCTCACCCCAG GGAAGCCGGTAACTTTTCCTCCGGAGCCTGGGTATGTTTGTAAACTGCCTTCGATGTCTTCTTGTTGGCCTCTCTGA